The Benincasa hispida cultivar B227 chromosome 9, ASM972705v1, whole genome shotgun sequence genome has a segment encoding these proteins:
- the LOC120085188 gene encoding 54S ribosomal protein L17, mitochondrial isoform X1, with protein MNACSILIIPVLRTSIMQRSFGFAGQLVKRRRFSTNSEKIVASVLFERLPVVIPKIDPVVYAFQEFKFRWQQQYRRRYPEEFLDKANARGKGDYQIDYVPAPRITEADKTNDRKSLQRALDRRLYLLLYGTSIGAPDEKPVWHFPEKVYETEETLRKCAESALKSILGDLSHTYFVGNAPMGHMVVPSTETAQVPPLKRFFFKSQVIATNKFNIGKCEDFVWVTKDELLEYFPDQAEFFKKMIIS; from the exons ATGAATGCGTGTTCAATATTAATTATACCTGTTCTGAGAACTTCAAT AATGCAGAGATCTTTCGGTTTTGCCGGTCAGCTCGTGAAGAGGCGACGATTTTCGACAAATTCTGAGAAAATTGTAGCGTCTGTACTGTTCGAGAGGCTGCCAGTCGTGATTCCGAAGATTGACCCCGTCGTCTATGCATTTCAGGAGTTCAA GTTTAGGTGGCAACAGCAATATCGGCGCAGATATCCTGAAGAATTTTTAGATAAAGCTAATGCCAG GGGAAAAGGTGACTACCAAATTGATTATGTTCCAGCTCCACGGATTACTGAAGCTGACAAAACAAATGATAGGAA GTCACTGCAGAGAGCGCTTGATAGAAGACTTTATCTTCTTCTCTATGGTACCTCTATTGGGGCACCTGACGAGAAACCTGTCTGGCACTTTCCAGAAAAAGTTTACGAGACCGAGGAGACATTACGTAAA TGTGCAGAGTCTGCCCTAAAGTCCATCCTTGGAGATCTTTCTCATACATATTTTGTCGGAAATGCTCCAATGGGTCATATGGTTGTACCTTCTACAGAAACTGCACAAGTTCCGCCTTTGAAG CGATTCTTTTTCAAGTCTCAAGTGATTGCAaccaataaatttaatattgggAAATGTGAAGATTTTGTATGGGTTACAAAGGATGAATTGTTGGAGTATTTTCCTGATCAAGCTGAATTTTTCAAGAAGATGATCATCAGTTGA
- the LOC120085188 gene encoding 54S ribosomal protein L17, mitochondrial isoform X2, with amino-acid sequence MQRSFGFAGQLVKRRRFSTNSEKIVASVLFERLPVVIPKIDPVVYAFQEFKFRWQQQYRRRYPEEFLDKANARGKGDYQIDYVPAPRITEADKTNDRKSLQRALDRRLYLLLYGTSIGAPDEKPVWHFPEKVYETEETLRKCAESALKSILGDLSHTYFVGNAPMGHMVVPSTETAQVPPLKRFFFKSQVIATNKFNIGKCEDFVWVTKDELLEYFPDQAEFFKKMIIS; translated from the exons ATGCAGAGATCTTTCGGTTTTGCCGGTCAGCTCGTGAAGAGGCGACGATTTTCGACAAATTCTGAGAAAATTGTAGCGTCTGTACTGTTCGAGAGGCTGCCAGTCGTGATTCCGAAGATTGACCCCGTCGTCTATGCATTTCAGGAGTTCAA GTTTAGGTGGCAACAGCAATATCGGCGCAGATATCCTGAAGAATTTTTAGATAAAGCTAATGCCAG GGGAAAAGGTGACTACCAAATTGATTATGTTCCAGCTCCACGGATTACTGAAGCTGACAAAACAAATGATAGGAA GTCACTGCAGAGAGCGCTTGATAGAAGACTTTATCTTCTTCTCTATGGTACCTCTATTGGGGCACCTGACGAGAAACCTGTCTGGCACTTTCCAGAAAAAGTTTACGAGACCGAGGAGACATTACGTAAA TGTGCAGAGTCTGCCCTAAAGTCCATCCTTGGAGATCTTTCTCATACATATTTTGTCGGAAATGCTCCAATGGGTCATATGGTTGTACCTTCTACAGAAACTGCACAAGTTCCGCCTTTGAAG CGATTCTTTTTCAAGTCTCAAGTGATTGCAaccaataaatttaatattgggAAATGTGAAGATTTTGTATGGGTTACAAAGGATGAATTGTTGGAGTATTTTCCTGATCAAGCTGAATTTTTCAAGAAGATGATCATCAGTTGA